In Phycisphaerae bacterium, the following proteins share a genomic window:
- a CDS encoding rhomboid family intramembrane serine protease, with translation MFLLPVRTNIRPWRTPYMNYALIIINAAIFLLSYNFKLQALQNWASVYMLTPSYPFIWQFITYAFLHGSIMHILGNMFFLYLFGNNVNDRLGHLGYLCFYLAGGVFSALGHILAASLFGAGMATPVLGASGAIAAVIGAYLVLFPQTLITIVYWLFFIGTLEVPAIYLIIIKMIFIDNVISRSAQNVAYDAHLSGYAFGILAILLLRALNLLHEDQLDLWSMIRRWRRRSIYKNMVAEGDDPFAGRISKKIEVKEVKTEEQKQAEEKISSMRQEILLRIGQGNLASASDLYLELVKENVVQPLPKQSLLDIANQLMSSGKWADAAAAYEKFLSFYGGYEYSGQVLLMLGIIYARYLPDKTKALEQLKKAQKKLSDPGQKKMCDDEIKRLEA, from the coding sequence ATGTTTTTGTTGCCTGTAAGAACAAATATCCGGCCGTGGCGAACGCCATATATGAATTATGCGCTGATAATCATCAACGCGGCAATTTTCCTGCTGTCTTACAACTTCAAACTGCAGGCACTGCAAAACTGGGCATCGGTCTATATGCTCACGCCTTCATACCCGTTTATCTGGCAGTTTATCACTTACGCGTTTTTACACGGCAGTATCATGCATATTCTTGGTAATATGTTCTTCCTTTATCTGTTCGGAAACAATGTAAACGACCGGCTTGGACATCTGGGTTATTTGTGTTTCTATCTGGCAGGAGGAGTCTTCAGCGCGCTCGGTCATATTCTCGCCGCCTCGCTTTTCGGGGCCGGCATGGCAACTCCTGTTCTCGGCGCAAGCGGAGCAATCGCCGCTGTTATAGGCGCTTATCTGGTTCTGTTTCCGCAGACACTTATTACTATTGTCTACTGGTTATTCTTCATAGGAACATTAGAGGTTCCGGCAATATATCTTATAATTATTAAAATGATATTTATCGACAATGTTATTTCAAGGTCCGCACAGAACGTCGCTTACGATGCTCATCTTTCCGGCTATGCTTTCGGAATATTGGCCATACTGCTTTTGCGGGCGCTGAACCTTCTCCACGAAGACCAGCTTGATTTATGGTCGATGATAAGACGATGGAGACGGAGAAGCATTTATAAGAATATGGTCGCCGAAGGGGATGACCCGTTCGCAGGCAGAATCAGCAAAAAAATCGAAGTGAAGGAAGTAAAAACCGAAGAGCAAAAGCAGGCAGAAGAGAAAATTTCATCGATGCGGCAGGAAATTCTGCTGCGTATAGGCCAGGGTAATCTCGCCTCGGCTTCTGATTTGTATCTGGAACTGGTAAAAGAAAATGTCGTCCAGCCCCTGCCAAAACAGTCGCTGCTCGATATCGCCAACCAGCTTATGTCGAGCGGGAAATGGGCCGATGCGGCCGCGGCATACGAAAAATTTCTGTCGTTCTACGGGGGATACGAATACTCCGGGCAGGTTCTGCTTATGCTCGGCATCATTTACGCAAGGTATCTGCCGGACAAGACAAAGGCCCTTGAGCAGCTTAAAAAAGCTCAGAAGAAACTTAGCGACCCGGGCCAGAAGAAAATGTGCGACGACGAAATCAAACGTCTCGAAGCGTAA
- a CDS encoding Xaa-Pro peptidase family protein: MKVDVLKNRLKNIRRLLSGNHFDALIVTVGANVSYLSGFYGDDSWLILTGKNVYLVTDSRYTLQAKGQCPACKIYQRKGSMIDAVADILKKLPAVKTAAVEDKIELAVFKILRKKLSVRVKAVKGLVESVRAVKDESEIAAIRRAIEISEKALAKVLPKIRVGISETALAAILDFEMKQAGANPAFETVIAFGTNSAMAHHRPTARKLKKVDTILIDFGAKINGYCADLTRCFAVGKVNNFYAKVYKTVLDAQTVAINVLKSGIKAKDVDSTAKEIIAASKLPPYGHGLGHGLGLDVHEQPGISFLSKASLQKGNVITLEPAVYLDGKFGIRTEDDVLITENGCEILTTLLKSDEVPLLKI, from the coding sequence ATGAAAGTTGACGTTTTGAAAAATCGGTTAAAAAATATTAGAAGATTGCTTAGTGGAAATCATTTTGACGCTCTTATAGTAACCGTCGGGGCGAATGTCTCGTATCTGAGCGGTTTTTATGGCGACGACAGCTGGCTGATTCTGACCGGCAAAAATGTTTATCTTGTTACCGACAGCAGATACACCCTCCAGGCAAAGGGCCAGTGTCCCGCCTGTAAAATTTACCAGCGCAAAGGCTCGATGATAGATGCCGTTGCCGATATATTAAAAAAACTTCCAGCCGTTAAAACCGCCGCCGTTGAAGATAAAATCGAACTGGCTGTATTTAAAATTTTACGCAAAAAACTTTCTGTTCGAGTCAAAGCTGTAAAAGGTCTTGTCGAATCTGTCAGGGCCGTAAAAGACGAATCTGAAATCGCGGCGATAAGAAGGGCGATTGAAATTTCAGAAAAAGCCCTCGCCAAAGTTCTGCCGAAAATTCGCGTCGGGATAAGCGAAACCGCTCTTGCCGCTATTTTGGATTTTGAGATGAAACAGGCCGGTGCCAATCCTGCCTTTGAAACTGTAATTGCATTCGGAACCAATTCCGCGATGGCGCATCATCGTCCGACAGCTCGAAAACTTAAAAAAGTCGATACTATTCTTATCGACTTCGGCGCAAAAATTAACGGCTATTGCGCCGATTTAACAAGATGTTTTGCGGTCGGGAAAGTAAATAATTTTTACGCGAAAGTTTATAAAACCGTACTCGATGCGCAAACGGTGGCTATAAATGTGCTGAAAAGCGGAATAAAAGCAAAGGATGTCGATTCGACAGCGAAGGAAATTATAGCAGCTTCTAAGTTGCCTCCTTACGGCCACGGCCTCGGCCACGGCCTTGGTTTGGATGTTCACGAGCAGCCGGGGATTTCATTTCTCTCAAAGGCTTCTTTGCAAAAAGGTAATGTTATAACACTTGAGCCTGCGGTTTATCTTGACGGCAAATTCGGAATAAGAACAGAGGATGATGTGCTGATTACCGAAAATGGCTGTGAAATTTTAACCACGCTGCTCAAAAGCGATGAAGTGCCGTTACTGAAAATATAA
- the ettA gene encoding energy-dependent translational throttle protein EttA, producing MPPKFIFEMNDVSRSFGEKEVLKDISLSFFYGAKIGVIGENGSGKTTLLKIMAGLDKDFHGETKLASGMKLRYVAQEPQLELDRTVKENLLTAIKPTLDMVERFNEISSRLGEPQSDEQMNKLLEELAVYQDKIDACDGWETDRLIDIVSDAMVLPPDDAPVGRLSGGERRRVALCMALLEKPDLLLLDEPTNHLDAETIQWLEMALREYHGTVIIVTHDRYFLDNITKWILELDKGRGLPFEGNYSSWLKQKAELLRVMEKKESQRQKTLARELEWINTSVRARNQKNQARINAYSDLAGQADEDRQNEILIQIPTGQRLGDKVLSFNGVSKKFNDSPLIDNCSFELPANAIVGVIGPNGIGKTTLFKLITGQEKPDSGKIEIGATVSIGYVDQHRDALADDKTIFEEISDGKDSIVLGGVSVASRAYVAKYNFSGSQQQKIVSQCSGGERNRIHLAKMLRRGGNLLLLDEPTNDLDVSTMRVLEQSIINFQGCAMVISHDRFFLDRICTHLLVFEGDGKTKWFVGNFAAYEEKIQAENPDRLAHRRGKYKQLKLR from the coding sequence ATGCCTCCTAAATTTATATTTGAAATGAACGATGTCAGCAGAAGCTTCGGCGAAAAGGAAGTTTTAAAAGATATTTCGCTGTCGTTTTTTTACGGCGCAAAAATCGGCGTTATCGGCGAAAACGGCTCAGGCAAAACCACGCTCCTGAAAATAATGGCCGGGCTGGACAAAGATTTCCACGGCGAAACGAAACTTGCATCGGGAATGAAACTCCGATACGTCGCCCAGGAACCGCAGCTTGAACTGGACAGAACCGTTAAGGAAAATCTGCTGACCGCGATAAAACCCACGCTCGATATGGTCGAGCGGTTCAACGAAATTTCGAGCCGGCTCGGCGAGCCGCAGTCCGATGAGCAAATGAATAAGCTGCTTGAGGAGTTGGCCGTTTATCAGGATAAAATCGATGCCTGTGACGGCTGGGAAACCGACAGACTCATCGATATTGTTTCCGACGCGATGGTACTGCCGCCCGATGACGCACCTGTCGGCAGATTGTCAGGCGGAGAGCGCAGACGCGTCGCGCTGTGTATGGCTCTGCTGGAAAAACCTGATTTGCTCCTGCTCGATGAGCCGACAAACCACCTTGACGCCGAAACAATCCAATGGCTCGAAATGGCTCTCCGCGAATATCACGGCACGGTAATTATCGTAACTCACGACCGATATTTTCTCGACAACATTACAAAATGGATTCTCGAACTCGATAAGGGCAGAGGTCTGCCGTTCGAGGGAAATTATTCATCGTGGTTAAAACAAAAGGCCGAGCTTCTCCGCGTAATGGAAAAGAAGGAATCGCAGCGGCAGAAGACTCTGGCCCGCGAACTCGAATGGATTAACACCTCCGTCAGGGCGCGCAACCAAAAAAATCAGGCCCGTATAAATGCTTACAGCGATTTGGCCGGTCAGGCCGACGAAGACAGGCAAAATGAAATACTGATACAAATCCCGACAGGCCAAAGACTCGGCGACAAAGTGCTTTCGTTTAACGGAGTATCCAAAAAATTCAACGATAGTCCCCTAATCGATAACTGCTCGTTTGAACTGCCCGCAAACGCAATCGTCGGCGTAATCGGCCCAAACGGAATCGGAAAGACAACGCTTTTTAAATTAATAACCGGCCAGGAAAAACCAGACTCCGGCAAAATTGAAATCGGCGCCACCGTCTCAATCGGCTATGTTGACCAGCACCGCGATGCCCTGGCTGATGACAAAACAATCTTCGAGGAAATCTCCGATGGCAAGGATTCCATAGTCCTCGGCGGTGTTTCCGTCGCTTCACGCGCCTATGTCGCCAAATATAATTTTTCAGGCTCCCAGCAGCAGAAAATAGTCTCCCAATGTTCAGGCGGCGAACGAAACAGAATCCATCTTGCCAAAATGCTCCGCCGGGGCGGAAACCTTTTACTGTTAGATGAGCCGACAAACGACCTCGACGTCAGCACTATGCGGGTTCTTGAGCAGTCGATAATTAATTTTCAGGGCTGCGCGATGGTAATCAGTCACGACAGATTTTTCTTAGACAGGATTTGTACGCATCTGCTTGTTTTTGAAGGCGATGGCAAAACCAAGTGGTTTGTGGGCAATTTCGCCGCTTATGAGGAAAAGATACAGGCCGAAAATCCCGACCGCCTGGCCCACCGCCGCGGAAAATACAAGCAGCTAAAATTAAGGTAA